A single Tenacibaculum sp. 190524A02b DNA region contains:
- a CDS encoding T9SS type B sorting domain-containing protein has protein sequence MLSKKRIFFALTSMLCLAVNAQETQKAQVCLSPDKAYVRSLAFEKKTTNKNKANALPPTNTRAYTQSIHNAIARWDTGSYYRFSIGTAAGLNDISRGNLLRNSDKHTRGHSYEELRKTALAQGNTFSIGDTFYFSLYETSSDTTPSWVSPALKFEVETLGAATNNLTVNIETNYGVNGLGGFTTAQRDKMKAFYDLVNPIVKEVYGPPARNHEVQILNDGNAVGTNTFYNGPNQISTTYKLNRDGDLDQPRLMIHELVHAYRDNVVLSSNEEWHYLPVLSGFEEGMAEAVALIVMNLFIDRYPNFFSGDEFKVYWGHSRGMPFDWDYDFQNHEQLTTTDFFSSDIGTGAHWERYGTSQAAMQKMYIEDKEVFKKFNAEYYRRLTTSPNLIPNRDFIISIFKKILPEVERTPVEKWINEQRILDCKVTPGNKVHMLTFHSVSPPRMHALDNRLHVIQTQNLPWGNEWSWDEDDPTNPDNSKRWYIQTNNLDGNLSIYNYDNTINQSVAIKNDKRSRSKGVAPYLGPYQGPNLLRYNGTFTGNDGKNDCTQPGCGKRPEAIENHNFVSASTDDRNHSDLPNNLPDPNSQIVSGLTDLGLYKYDISFEGGKYKGTYYRLHGQDLVQKEGIIGGIKSKNDSQLIKGKLIIEHENYGEEPEVAINNGAFISERSWTSILETSPTRQGGRSDRRYSTPGKVHAIYISEDCTEQKIDFRNITYGDGLTGSQLFLFTVENFEDIVFTPSDDVSICKDESFTLNVTNNFPDILDNDSRITYKWLDPDKNEIATTKQHEVTNAQKEQEGTYTLEIKFFGCTLTYEVKVLINAETFTVKTPENLSICESETIELEANEIEDATYTWIGPNGYTANTRQISIPNTTVTMSGDYIVTVSAKNCQGNNVTGTSTTKVTISPSSFIINQSPIAISICETETLTLDVDEVTNANYEWTGPNGYSAKTREISIPNTTTKMSGEYIVNVTATNCKGVEETKTKTATVTINPNSFSINETPLPITVCENQTIELEIDEVENAIYSWIGPNGFTANTRQISIPNATATMAGDYTVTVTAKNCQGTDESKTSTINVSINNDSFSINSSPTPISICENETLTLEINQVPNATYSWIGPNGFTANTRQISIPNTTVDMTGDYTVTVTAKNCQGTDESKSSTTQVTINANSFIINENPNPLNVCEKTLISLEIDEVTDAKYHWIGPNNFEADTRIVEIPNASLEMSGDYTVAVTAINCLGIEETKLSTVVVTVSLETFPVNQAPQPVNVCLDERIELEIDAIPNASYSWEGPNNFTATTREVAIPNASIDMTGNYIITTTITNCLNEEVSQTNRVLVTVTDCSGTPTTTIPSFFTPNQDGINDTWTVDNNLFSFTTINIYNRFGKLIKQLTPENNSWDGTYNGRNMPSNDYWYVINYVDKPQDKGHFSLLRK, from the coding sequence ATGTTATCAAAAAAGCGTATTTTCTTTGCTTTAACCTCTATGCTTTGCTTAGCTGTTAATGCCCAAGAAACACAAAAAGCTCAAGTATGTTTATCTCCGGACAAAGCTTATGTTCGTAGTTTAGCTTTTGAAAAAAAAACAACTAACAAAAACAAGGCAAATGCATTACCTCCTACCAACACTAGGGCTTATACACAAAGTATCCATAATGCTATAGCTAGATGGGATACAGGATCTTATTATCGCTTTTCAATAGGAACCGCCGCTGGCCTTAATGATATTAGTAGAGGAAATTTACTTAGAAACAGTGACAAACACACTCGTGGTCATAGTTATGAAGAGTTAAGAAAAACAGCTTTAGCACAAGGAAATACTTTTAGTATTGGAGATACTTTTTATTTTTCTTTATATGAAACTAGCAGCGACACTACTCCATCATGGGTCTCTCCTGCTTTAAAATTTGAAGTAGAAACTTTAGGAGCTGCTACCAACAACTTAACTGTTAATATTGAAACTAACTATGGTGTAAATGGATTAGGGGGATTTACTACAGCTCAACGAGATAAAATGAAAGCCTTTTATGATTTAGTAAATCCAATTGTAAAAGAAGTATACGGACCACCAGCGAGAAATCATGAAGTACAAATTTTAAATGATGGAAATGCAGTAGGTACTAATACTTTTTACAATGGCCCTAACCAAATTAGTACAACTTATAAACTAAATAGAGACGGTGACTTAGACCAACCAAGATTAATGATCCATGAGTTAGTACACGCTTATAGAGATAATGTTGTATTAAGTAGTAATGAAGAATGGCATTATTTACCTGTACTAAGTGGATTTGAAGAAGGAATGGCAGAAGCTGTTGCTTTAATTGTAATGAATCTTTTCATAGATCGATACCCAAACTTTTTTAGCGGTGATGAATTCAAGGTATATTGGGGTCATTCTAGAGGTATGCCTTTTGATTGGGATTATGATTTTCAAAATCATGAGCAACTAACTACAACTGACTTTTTTTCAAGTGATATTGGAACAGGCGCTCATTGGGAACGCTATGGTACTTCACAAGCTGCTATGCAAAAAATGTATATTGAAGATAAAGAAGTCTTCAAAAAGTTTAACGCAGAATACTACAGAAGATTAACAACTAGTCCTAACTTAATTCCAAATAGAGATTTTATTATAAGTATTTTTAAGAAAATTTTACCCGAAGTAGAACGCACTCCCGTTGAAAAATGGATCAATGAACAAAGAATATTAGATTGTAAGGTTACTCCTGGAAATAAAGTACATATGCTTACTTTCCATTCTGTTTCACCACCTAGAATGCACGCTTTAGACAATCGTTTACACGTAATTCAAACTCAAAACTTACCATGGGGTAATGAGTGGTCTTGGGATGAAGACGACCCAACTAATCCTGACAATTCAAAAAGATGGTATATACAAACAAATAATTTAGATGGTAATCTTAGCATTTACAATTATGATAATACAATAAATCAATCAGTAGCTATTAAAAACGATAAAAGAAGTCGTTCTAAAGGAGTAGCTCCTTATTTAGGCCCTTACCAGGGACCAAATCTTTTAAGGTATAATGGAACTTTTACTGGAAATGATGGTAAAAATGATTGTACACAACCAGGTTGTGGTAAACGTCCAGAGGCCATAGAAAACCATAATTTTGTTTCAGCTTCTACTGATGATAGAAATCACTCAGATTTACCTAACAACCTTCCAGACCCTAATTCTCAAATTGTAAGCGGCTTAACTGACTTAGGACTATATAAATATGACATTAGTTTTGAAGGAGGTAAATACAAAGGAACCTATTACCGTTTACATGGTCAAGATTTAGTACAAAAAGAAGGTATTATTGGAGGTATTAAATCTAAAAATGACTCACAACTAATAAAAGGAAAACTAATTATTGAACATGAAAATTACGGAGAAGAACCAGAAGTAGCCATTAATAATGGAGCCTTTATCAGTGAACGTTCATGGACTTCTATTTTAGAAACTTCTCCTACTAGACAAGGAGGAAGAAGCGATAGAAGATACTCTACTCCAGGAAAAGTTCATGCCATATATATTAGTGAAGACTGTACGGAGCAAAAAATAGATTTTAGAAATATAACCTATGGAGATGGACTTACTGGTAGTCAATTATTTCTATTTACAGTAGAAAACTTTGAAGATATTGTGTTTACTCCTTCAGATGATGTTTCTATTTGTAAAGACGAATCTTTTACATTAAATGTAACTAATAACTTTCCTGATATTTTAGATAATGATTCAAGAATTACATATAAATGGTTAGACCCTGATAAAAATGAAATAGCTACAACTAAACAACATGAAGTAACAAATGCTCAAAAAGAACAAGAAGGTACGTATACTCTTGAAATTAAATTTTTTGGATGTACACTAACTTATGAGGTCAAAGTTTTGATTAATGCTGAAACCTTTACGGTTAAAACTCCTGAAAACCTAAGCATTTGCGAAAGTGAAACCATAGAATTAGAAGCTAATGAAATAGAGGACGCTACCTATACATGGATCGGTCCAAATGGTTACACTGCTAATACAAGACAAATCTCTATTCCCAATACTACTGTTACTATGTCTGGAGATTATATTGTTACTGTGTCTGCTAAAAACTGTCAAGGTAATAATGTTACAGGGACTAGTACTACAAAAGTAACTATCTCTCCTAGTTCCTTTATTATTAACCAAAGTCCAATAGCTATTAGTATTTGTGAAACTGAAACGCTAACATTAGACGTTGATGAAGTTACAAATGCCAATTATGAATGGACAGGTCCTAATGGATATTCTGCTAAGACAAGAGAAATTTCTATTCCTAATACAACTACTAAAATGTCTGGAGAATATATTGTTAATGTTACTGCCACTAACTGTAAAGGTGTGGAAGAAACTAAAACTAAAACTGCTACAGTTACTATTAATCCAAATTCCTTTAGTATTAACGAAACTCCTTTGCCTATTACTGTTTGTGAAAATCAAACTATTGAACTGGAAATTGATGAAGTAGAAAATGCTATTTATTCTTGGATTGGTCCTAATGGATTTACAGCGAATACTAGACAAATTTCAATCCCAAATGCCACAGCTACTATGGCTGGAGACTACACCGTTACTGTAACTGCTAAAAACTGCCAAGGAACAGATGAATCTAAAACTAGTACAATAAATGTATCCATAAACAATGATTCTTTTAGTATAAACTCTTCTCCTACTCCTATTAGTATCTGTGAAAATGAAACATTAACTCTAGAAATAAATCAAGTACCAAATGCAACTTACTCTTGGATTGGCCCCAATGGTTTTACTGCGAATACTAGACAGATTTCAATCCCAAATACCACTGTTGATATGACTGGGGATTATACCGTTACTGTAACTGCTAAAAACTGCCAAGGTACTGATGAATCAAAATCTAGTACTACTCAAGTTACTATAAATGCCAATAGTTTTATTATAAATGAAAATCCTAATCCTCTTAATGTTTGTGAAAAAACTTTAATTTCTCTAGAAATTGATGAAGTTACAGATGCCAAATACCATTGGATTGGCCCTAATAATTTTGAAGCAGACACTAGAATTGTTGAAATTCCTAATGCTAGCTTAGAAATGAGTGGAGATTATACAGTTGCGGTTACCGCTATAAACTGTTTAGGTATAGAAGAAACAAAATTAAGCACAGTAGTAGTTACTGTCAGTTTAGAAACTTTTCCTGTAAACCAAGCCCCACAACCTGTAAATGTATGCCTAGACGAAAGAATTGAATTAGAAATTGACGCTATTCCTAATGCTTCTTATTCATGGGAAGGCCCCAACAACTTTACTGCAACTACTAGAGAAGTAGCTATTCCTAATGCATCTATAGACATGACTGGTAACTATATTATTACCACTACTATTACCAATTGTCTTAACGAAGAAGTATCTCAAACCAACAGAGTACTGGTAACAGTAACAGATTGTTCTGGAACTCCAACAACAACTATTCCTTCATTTTTCACACCAAATCAAGATGGAATTAATGACACTTGGACGGTTGATAATAACCTTTTTTCATTCACAACCATAAACATATACAACCGTTTTGGTAAATTAATAAAACAACTTACTCCCGAAAATAATAGTTGGGACGGTACTTACAACGGCAGAAACATGCCTTCAAACGATTATTGGTATGTTATCAATTATGTTGATAAACCTCAAGACAAAGGACATTTTAGTTTACTGAGAAAGTAA